AGAGATGTAAATGTATTTAATGAAGAAGACTGGCCGCAAATGATAGATTTTTTAACTTCAAGTATGATTAAGTTTGAAAAAACTATGAAAGGAATTTTAAAGGAAGTGTTTCAAAAGAACAAGTAGAAAGGGGGAGCTGATTATGGAAATCTTATTTAATGCAAAGACATTTGGAGAGCAGCCTATGGAAAAACAGCAAATAGAAGCTTATACTCAAGCAATCTTCTCAATTTATAATACATTAAAGGAAACTCTAGACTTATCATTATTAAATTCAATTATTATTCCAGAAGACTACAAAGAAGGCTTGTTTGACTTTCAACGACTTAATGGACATGTAGAGTTTATTACTGAAAATGAATATGGAAGAGGGATGGCACAAGTAGTTTCTAGTAAAAATGAAAGAGAAGAAATAGTATATAACATAGTTATTGATAAAAATATAATATTCACATTAGTAGGTGACGAGCAATTACAAGGCGTAAAAGATAACCTTAAATTGGAAGAAGAATATAACTTATTTTTATCATCAAGACAGTTGGCTATTAATACTTTATTTCATGAATTTGGGCATATTCATGAATATAGCTTAAACAGAGATATAGCATGGATCCATAATTTAGAACTAAAAGCAGATTTGCATTCACAACTAGTTATTTTAGCAAGGCAGTGCTGGAGTGAATATTTTGCCTGTAGGATAGCTTCAAAATCATTCCCTTTTGATGAATCAGTTGCTATGGAAATCATCGATACTTGTAATAATGCAGAGGATGGGTTACAAAAACAACGAAGTAGATACAATAGAATTGAAATAGAATTAAATGAATTTGTCATGGAGTTTCATAGTTATACAAATTTTATTCTGAAGAAAATAGCTTGTGCCCATGGTAATTTATATTGTTTAAATGATTCTAAAGAAAAAATGGTAGATACTATTGAAGTAGCTTTTGGAGATGCGTATATAAAAGCTATTTGGAAAGATTATGGAGAAGCCCTAGATGAATTATACATCCAATATCCAAAATGGGAGAGTGATGCTATTTTTAATGATTTATGTAATTTGTTTATCAAATACTACGAACAATATGAAATATTTATAAGTGAGACTTCCAAAGGCACATATTATGATATTCCTATTCGTTTATAGTTAGATTGAATTCTTTAGTAGGGCTAATGGACTTGTTCCCACCTACCTATACCCCAAATATAGTCGTAGACTTATTCCCGACTACCCCCTAAACTAGGAAACACCAAAATATACTAGAAAAAGTAAGAACTTGTTAAAAACATCAATCCGAACGGGTCGTTGCAGTGTGTATGGCCCGGATTATATTCGGGACAGGTACTGCCGCAATCTATAAACAGCTTTGCATTCAGATCCCGCTGATTGATTATATAGAACCCGCTTTGCTTAAAATGTTTTATACTATCATCATACGCAGGTATATAAATGCTATTACATATTTCTTTGCCTCTGTCTCCAAATATCAAAAATACAAAAGTACTGTATACCCCCGAAATATCCTTTGTATCCCCATCACAGTACAATGCACTGCCGGCCTGTATCAGCTCTATGGAGAGCAATTCTTTTGACAATGCTGAATCGTTAAACAACGGTATCTCCCTATCAGGGTGAAGCATGTTGAGAGAAAAATTCACAGCCTTGCTCAAGCGCCTATCTATTTCTTGGGGATATTGTCTGCCGTTCAGCCTGAAAAGTTGGACCAATTCTATTAAACCACCCATTACAATATTGTGGTACATAGGAGACCTTTCAAAGTGCCCTCCATCATCCAGTATCTGTTCTTTGATCTGCCTATCCAGTAATCTACAAGCCCTTTTATACCATCTTTTTGAACTAGAACATTCAAAAAACATCCCTGCAAATATCAATGCTTTTATATTTTCAAATAAATGATTGGCCAGCAGATGATACTCAATATTTCGGAATAAAAAAGATGCCTGCTCAAATAAACTCCCCAGCATCTTTTGTTTGAAATGGCATCGCTCTTTTAACAAAACATTGAATAAATGATAGCATTTGATCCAACTGACTATCCTTAGGGACAGGGTATAGGATTCCCATCCCGGTCCATGTCCTATCTCATTATTGTCTATCCAATCATTTACAATCTCCAAATATTTTTCAAAATATTTGTTTTCGCCGGTAATCCTATATGCGATACCCATCCACTCTATATATTGATGATAATGCAGATTATACAACCAAAGTTTGCTTACACTTTTGTCCTGCCAATCCACACCATCACTATAGTCCCTTTTCACATTTAGAAAACAGAAACTATTATTCAATATTTCATCAGCCTTATCCTGATATTTATCAAAAAGTTTCAAATGTTTTTTATCTAATTCCGTATATCCCGGAAAAAATGTTAGATTTTCATTTATCCAATAATTCCTACGGCCTAAAATAAATAATTTTTTACTAAACATAAGCTTGATCCTATAAAATATTTGTATAGGCTTTAAATATTTTATAGTGTTTATATAAAGAAAAATTTTATGTTGATGATTTCTAGGGATTTCATCTATACCCATAACAATTCCTAATATAATCAACAGCCCTATCACAACAACCCCTAAAAACAGAGAATCTGTTTTGTTTATTATTATACCTAGCAATGCAAAAACAATAGCCAATGAATAGATTATATAAACACTCTTTTTATGTCCTAATTTCATCCCGATCAGCCTATGGTGAATATGAGATTTATCAGGGTTAAAAATACCCTTTTTGCACATTGCCCTTCTCAATATAGAGACCCCTGTATCAAAAATAGGAATAGATAATATTAGTATAGGAGTAAAAAGAGAAACAAAGCTGATACTTGTATCTATGGTGAGCATGGATATCACGGCCAGCATATAGCCTAAAAACAAACTTCCTGTATCTCCCAAAAATATCAGTGCAGGATTATAGTTATATTTAATAAATCCGGCTGTAGAGGCTGCCAGCAATAATGCCATAGTCTTGACTATAGCCTTGTTTTGACCGGATGCTATAAAACAAAAAGCAACACAAGCAATTATCGTGATACCTGATGCCAGACCATCCAACCCATCTATTAAATTTATAGCATTTATTATGCCTATCACCCACAATATATTCAAGACAATATCAACAAAAGTAAAAATATTTATATCGTCCATGATAGGCGAAAAAAGAGCTGCCCTTATGCCAAATGAATATAATGCCAATGCGACAGCTACTTCAATCAATAATTTATATGATATTTTTATATCATATATATCATCCAAAATTCCGGTAACCACCATAAAAGTTGCACACATGATCACCACTGTTAATTTATCTAAATTTTGAATAAACAAAAGCGAAGTCAATACAAAAGATATATATATCCCCAACCCACCCATCAATGGTATAGGATATTTATGAATCTTCCTTTGGTCAGGTCTATCTAATATGCCGTATTTTTTAGAGCAGTGTATTATAAGAGGTGTTATACAAAAAGACAAAAAAATGCTAATACAAATGCCCCCATCACGATCACCCCTATAGAGTTTATCAGTTATAGAAATCATATGTATCATAGTATTCTACAGATAGGGCATTGACCACTACTCCCACTATATTGCTGTTGACAGCTTTTAGATGATGCAGGGCCCTTTTAAATAAATCTATATTGGTATTTCTATGTCTTACCACCATTATCACTGCATCCGCCTTTTTTGAAAGTATGGCTGCATCAGTGAATAAAACAGCAGGAGGGGTATCTATCAATACCGCATCATAATCGGCTTTTACTTTTTCCATCAAATTCGCCATTTTATCTGATAATAAAAGCTCTGAAGGATAAAAGGTTTTTGTCCCACTGGGCATTACGTGCAAATTAGGTACATCTACGATATTGTATAACCCCCTATATTCCACAGCTTCATTCAAAATATCAGTGATACCTCTTTTGGATGCTATATTGAATACAGAGCATAATTCAGGCTTTCTGAAATTACAATCCATCAGCAACACTTTCTTGCCGATCTGGGCCATAACAATAGCTAAATTGACAGCAATAGTGCTTTTGCCTTCCAGCTTTTCAGGGCTGGTAACCACGAATACCTTGTTATTCCCTGCACTGCTCAAGGATAAAATATTGGTCCTTATAATCTTAAATGCCTCTGTAGCTGCCGCATCGGTTAGCATCTTTTTCGGGGGGAGGTTGTTTTTCATCATAAAACTTAATGGATTTATCCTATATATTTTTCCCTTTAAATAATAATCAGGAACAATCCCGATTAGGGGAATATTGAACCTGCTTTGCAGGGCATAAGGGTCTTCTACAGAATTATCTAAGTGTTCGTAAACAAAAGAAATCAGCGTTCCAAACATAACCCCTGCTGCACAGGCAATTAAAATGTTCAAAAAAGGATTGGGTCTATCATAAATTTCGGGAATTCTAGCTTTATCTACTATTTTTATATTGTCGGTATAAATTATTCTGTTTGCATGTTCTTTAAAAACCTGGGCAGTGGTGTTAGCGATGCTGCTGGCCATCTTTGGGCTTACACTTTCGGCTTTAATCCTTATTAACCCGGTCTCTCCTTCCGGGTTCACAGACACCCTTTTCCTCATCTTTTCAATAGGAATCTCAAAATTTAACTGCCTCATAACATCTATCAGCACCCTGTCACTTTTTATTACATTTATATATGTGTTTAACTCTTTCTGATCTGTAATTACATTGCCCAAACTAATATTTTCATCGTTCCTATTGATTATTATGGTAGTAGAAGCAGTATAAATCTTATCCAGTATAAAAAAGCTCAAAATAGCCGAAGCGGCAATAGAGAGTATTGTTATAAAAAGAATAACTCTTATCCATTTTTTAATTATCCTTAAATAGTCTTTGAATTGCATAGCATCACCTATATTTTTGTTGATATCATATTATTCTTGCATCCGTTGATTTATACTTTATTGAAAAGAATTCCAGATTAAAATCCGGCATTTAACATTCCGGTATACACCCATAAACTATTACGTCCTGATACTTGCCCAGTTTATCTATAACAGTGGCTGTGAGTATAACCTCTATAATCTGCTCATCAGGGGAACATGCACTCTTGGGAACAACATTTACATATTCCAATTGATAATCTTTAACCACTACCTTAGACTGATCTACATTATCTTTAAACTCTTGTTGAGTAAGCTGCTTGCCATCCAGCTTTATGAATTCACAAATAGGTATAGCTTTTTTGAAGGTCCACTCTACCCTTACACAGCTGTAACCCTCGTTAGTCCTGACCCATAAAAATGCCTTGAATGGTATTGTGACTAACACCTTGCTGGTACAAATAAAATCTTCTTTTACTTCATCCTGATCAAAGATCACTTTAAAATCATCTATACATATTATATATTCGTCATTTTTC
This is a stretch of genomic DNA from Clostridia bacterium. It encodes these proteins:
- a CDS encoding heparinase II/III family protein; translated protein: MGIYISFVLTSLLFIQNLDKLTVVIMCATFMVVTGILDDIYDIKISYKLLIEVAVALALYSFGIRAALFSPIMDDINIFTFVDIVLNILWVIGIINAINLIDGLDGLASGITIIACVAFCFIASGQNKAIVKTMALLLAASTAGFIKYNYNPALIFLGDTGSLFLGYMLAVISMLTIDTSISFVSLFTPILILSIPIFDTGVSILRRAMCKKGIFNPDKSHIHHRLIGMKLGHKKSVYIIYSLAIVFALLGIIINKTDSLFLGVVVIGLLIILGIVMGIDEIPRNHQHKIFLYINTIKYLKPIQIFYRIKLMFSKKLFILGRRNYWINENLTFFPGYTELDKKHLKLFDKYQDKADEILNNSFCFLNVKRDYSDGVDWQDKSVSKLWLYNLHYHQYIEWMGIAYRITGENKYFEKYLEIVNDWIDNNEIGHGPGWESYTLSLRIVSWIKCYHLFNVLLKERCHFKQKMLGSLFEQASFLFRNIEYHLLANHLFENIKALIFAGMFFECSSSKRWYKRACRLLDRQIKEQILDDGGHFERSPMYHNIVMGGLIELVQLFRLNGRQYPQEIDRRLSKAVNFSLNMLHPDREIPLFNDSALSKELLSIELIQAGSALYCDGDTKDISGVYSTFVFLIFGDRGKEICNSIYIPAYDDSIKHFKQSGFYIINQRDLNAKLFIDCGSTCPEYNPGHTHCNDPFGLMFLTSSYFF
- a CDS encoding polysaccharide biosynthesis tyrosine autokinase; the encoded protein is MQFKDYLRIIKKWIRVILFITILSIAASAILSFFILDKIYTASTTIIINRNDENISLGNVITDQKELNTYINVIKSDRVLIDVMRQLNFEIPIEKMRKRVSVNPEGETGLIRIKAESVSPKMASSIANTTAQVFKEHANRIIYTDNIKIVDKARIPEIYDRPNPFLNILIACAAGVMFGTLISFVYEHLDNSVEDPYALQSRFNIPLIGIVPDYYLKGKIYRINPLSFMMKNNLPPKKMLTDAAATEAFKIIRTNILSLSSAGNNKVFVVTSPEKLEGKSTIAVNLAIVMAQIGKKVLLMDCNFRKPELCSVFNIASKRGITDILNEAVEYRGLYNIVDVPNLHVMPSGTKTFYPSELLLSDKMANLMEKVKADYDAVLIDTPPAVLFTDAAILSKKADAVIMVVRHRNTNIDLFKRALHHLKAVNSNIVGVVVNALSVEYYDTYDFYN